A segment of the Leptolyngbya sp. NIES-3755 genome:
TCTAGGCATAAGACTTGGAAAGAGGTTTGTTATTAGCGCGAGACATTTTTTAGTTTAGCGCTCAATCCAACTCAATCTATAAGACGATACAAATTTCAGAAAACTATACTGGAGGAGAGACGAGTCCCGTTTCAGGGAGAACAAGGACAATGACGGCTACACCTTCGCCCAATCCTGCAATTTTGAAAGCGATCGAATCTCTCAATTACCGCGCCACGGTGGGAGATGTCGCTGCCCAAGCTGGCTTGAATGTAAATTTGGCTGAGAAAGGATTGCTTGCACTCGCTTCTCAGGCAGATGGACAGCTACAAGTGGCTGAAACGGGCGATGTGGTTTATGAATTTCCCCAGAATTTTCGGGCGGTGCTGCGGGAAAAAGATGCTCGAATTCGCCGCAAAGAGACATTGGATAAGATCTGGCGAATCTTGTTTTACTTGATTCGGATGTCGTTTGGGGTGGTGCTGATTCTGCTGATCGTGGCATCGTTGCTGGCGATTATTGCGCTGACGATCGCAGCGAATTCCAGTCGGGATGATGACAGTGGCGGAGGTTTTTCAATGCCGACGGTTTGGTTTAGCCCAGATATTTTCTGGATTTTTACGCCGGATTACGATCGTCGTCGCCCCACTCAACAAAAGAGCGAACTGAACTTCCTCGAATCAATTTACTCGTTCCTTTTTGGTGATGGCAATCCGAATGCTGATTTAGAAGAACGACGTTGGCAATCGATCGGGGCTGTGATTCGTTCTAATCGGGGAGCGGTGATTGCAGAACAAATTGCGCCGTTTCTCGATTCGATCAATACATCCGATCGAGAATCAGAACAGTTTATGCTTCCAGTCTTGACGCGATTTGATGGACGACCTGAAGTGACTCCTGAAGGACAATTCGTTTACCACTTCCCATCTCTGCAAACGACTGTTTCTCAACAAGATCGGAAATGGTTGCCTGCGTTCTTGCGCGAATCGGTGTATCAATTTAGCAAAGCGAGTTCTGGACAACGGACTCTGGCGGCAACTCTGGGCGCAGTCTTGTTAGTTCTGGCACTGGTTCTAACTTCGTTGACGATCGCAGCAGGAGCGGGAGTTTTGAAAGCGATCGCGTTCGTCTCTCTCGGTTACAGTGGTGCTTATTTGACCATTCCAATCATTCGCAACTTCACAATCAAAAGACGCAACGCCAAGATTTTAGAGCGCAATCGCGATCGAGAACTCAGAGCAAAACAATTGGCGAATCCGGTCGTGCAGCACAAACTCGCGTATGCAGAACAATTTGCGGCTGAAACGGTGATTCAACAATCGGATCTGATCTATTCCACTGATCGGGATTTGATCGAACAAGACATTGAGCGATCGACACAAATCGACGCGGAATGGGAACGGCGGCTAGAAGGTGATCGAGATTCAACCCAACAAAATCCAACTCGCGAGAATTTGACTGATGCGGAATGGCAACGTCGATTAGAAGAACGAGAATAACCCAAAAAAGATCGTCTGAATTACAGCAAATCCAATAGGATAAAAATAAGGAACTTAACAATATGTAGTGAAGTTCCGAACTTATACGCGATCGCCCCTGCATAAAATCATGGCTTTTTTCCGTCAATACATCGCCCCGCTGATCGTTGTTTTAGTGTTCATGTTCTCGCTCGTGGTTGTGAGTGCCCGAATTTTTCTGCCGAGTGATATGGCTACCCCTGCCCCGATCGAAGAACCGAATCCGACAAGCGATAAAGCTCAAATCCCTGATGCGGACGCGGTTGCGGGATTACCAGCGAATCTTGCACCTTTTATTCAAGGCTTACCCAACGATCCAACCCAGCTTTAGATGACGGAATGGCTTGAAGGGTATCGACTCGATCGCGGTTCTGGTGGAACAAAAGAACGCGATCGCTTACTCGATTTCATGCAGCAGACTTACGCCGAACTGTTTCCCGGCGGTGAGTTTTCGTATTTGGAGAACGCGATCGCTCGATTTTTTTCGCCAGAAACGCCGCTGTGGTGGGTACAAAAATCGGACGAAACGCACTGGAATCCGGTGGCAGGATTGTGGCTGGGAAGCGCGATCGATCAAGGCACAGGAGCAAGACAGGCACACATTCTGCTCTTATATGTCATGCCAGATCATCGACGGAAAGGTATTGGAGAGGCGCTAGTACGCTACGCTGAAACATGGGCAAAGTCACGCGGCGATCGACAAATCGGGCTGCAAGTTTTTGAAACGAATTTGCCCGCACTGGGACTTTATCGCACTCTGGGTTATGAAACTCAGTCGCGGTGGATGACCAAATCGATCGACCCTGCTGAATAAAATAAAACCTATGTATAGCGACGACGAATTAAAAGTTTTAGATATTGAAGCTGATTTAGCCGATCCGTTAGACGATATTCCTGCGATCGAAGATGAGGTCGCGCCCAAACCTGATCCGGATGCCATGCTTCCATTGTTGGCGGCTTCGGATATTCAACAGCGAATGTTGGCGGCACGAGTGTTTTGTGATGTGCAAGATCACCGAGCGATTCCGCAGTTGATCAATCTGTTAAGCGATTCTTGTCCGTTGGTGCGGGTGAGTGCGGCGTATGCGTTGGGACGAAATCCGAGTCCGGATGCCGTAGAGTCATTAATCGATCGATACAACCAGGATTGGAATGGCTATGTGCGGAAGGGAATTGTCTGGGCATTGGGAAATTGTCGCGAT
Coding sequences within it:
- a CDS encoding hypothetical protein (similar to AA sequence:cyanobase_aa:LBDG_27810); translated protein: MTATPSPNPAILKAIESLNYRATVGDVAAQAGLNVNLAEKGLLALASQADGQLQVAETGDVVYEFPQNFRAVLREKDARIRRKETLDKIWRILFYLIRMSFGVVLILLIVASLLAIIALTIAANSSRDDDSGGGFSMPTVWFSPDIFWIFTPDYDRRRPTQQKSELNFLESIYSFLFGDGNPNADLEERRWQSIGAVIRSNRGAVIAEQIAPFLDSINTSDRESEQFMLPVLTRFDGRPEVTPEGQFVYHFPSLQTTVSQQDRKWLPAFLRESVYQFSKASSGQRTLAATLGAVLLVLALVLTSLTIAAGAGVLKAIAFVSLGYSGAYLTIPIIRNFTIKRRNAKILERNRDRELRAKQLANPVVQHKLAYAEQFAAETVIQQSDLIYSTDRDLIEQDIERSTQIDAEWERRLEGDRDSTQQNPTRENLTDAEWQRRLEERE
- a CDS encoding hypothetical protein (conserved exported hypothetical protein;~similar to AA sequence:cyanobase_aa:LBDG_22520), with the protein product MAFFRQYIAPLIVVLVFMFSLVVVSARIFLPSDMATPAPIEEPNPTSDKAQIPDADAVAGLPANLAPFIQGLPNDPTQL
- a CDS encoding GCN5-related N-acetyltransferase (similar to AA sequence:cyanobase_aa:LBDG_22510); translation: MTEWLEGYRLDRGSGGTKERDRLLDFMQQTYAELFPGGEFSYLENAIARFFSPETPLWWVQKSDETHWNPVAGLWLGSAIDQGTGARQAHILLLYVMPDHRRKGIGEALVRYAETWAKSRGDRQIGLQVFETNLPALGLYRTLGYETQSRWMTKSIDPAE
- a CDS encoding PBS lyase HEAT-like repeat protein (similar to AA sequence:cyanobase_aa:LBDG_22500); translated protein: MYSDDELKVLDIEADLADPLDDIPAIEDEVAPKPDPDAMLPLLAASDIQQRMLAARVFCDVQDHRAIPQLINLLSDSCPLVRVSAAYALGRNPSPDAVESLIDRYNQDWNGYVRKGIVWALGNCRDRRSLSTLTDAVINDISAVRLWAASSLAQMATLGYETIVAAVPPLIEGLRRDPVAAIRSNCAWSLGELCREMPSNVIYATAIDALIEAFAEDEDTGVREDAKASMLKVGDARGLQVIETLEQEDWF